In Haloplanus rubicundus, one DNA window encodes the following:
- the rqcH gene encoding ribosome rescue protein RqcH, whose protein sequence is MDAKRELTSVDLAALVTELNRYEGAKVDKAYLYDDDLLRFRMRDFDRGRVELMIEVGDVKRAHVADPDHVADAPGRPPNFAMMLRNRLSGADFAGVEQYEFDRILVFEFERDDADTRIVAELFGPGNVAVLDESGDVVRSLETVRLKSRTVAPGSQYGFPESRIHPLKMGYDAFVRRMEESDTDVVRTLATQLNFGGLYGEELCSRAGVEKTLDIADADDDVYHALYDAIDRLAERLREGDVDPRIYLDDDRVVDVTPFPLEEREGLDAEVYDSFNAAVDDYFHRLEREPEEETSTGRERPDFEAEIAKQERIIEQQEGAIEGFEEEAEAERERAEALYADYDLVDEIISTVRSAREEGHGWDDIEATLAEGAERGIPAAEAVVDVNPKEGTVTVDLDGTRVPVDPSMGVEKNADQRYQEAKRVEGKKEGALAAIENTRDELEAVKRRREEWEADDGDDEEDVDEEPRDRDWLSMASVPIKQPEHWYEEFRWFHTSDGFLVVGGRNADENEALVKKYMEGNDRFFHAQAHGGPVTILKATGPSEKARDVDFPQSSLDEAAQFAVSYSSVWKDGRFAGDAYMVDPDQVSKTPESGEYIEKGGFVIRGDRTYFRDVSASVAVGIQCEPETRVIGGPPSAVEPQAATTLRLEPGKYAQNDAAKLCYRRFKERFTDESFVRKIASPDRIQEFLPPGGSDIVDE, encoded by the coding sequence ATGGACGCGAAGCGGGAACTGACGAGCGTCGACCTCGCCGCTCTCGTCACCGAACTCAACCGGTACGAGGGCGCGAAAGTCGACAAGGCCTACCTCTACGACGACGACCTCCTCCGGTTTCGGATGCGGGACTTCGACCGCGGCCGCGTCGAACTCATGATCGAGGTGGGCGACGTGAAACGCGCTCACGTCGCCGACCCGGACCACGTCGCGGACGCGCCGGGGCGCCCGCCGAACTTCGCGATGATGCTCCGGAACCGCCTGAGCGGCGCCGACTTCGCCGGCGTCGAGCAGTACGAGTTCGACCGCATCCTCGTCTTCGAGTTCGAACGCGACGACGCGGACACCCGCATCGTCGCCGAACTGTTCGGCCCGGGAAACGTCGCGGTGTTGGACGAAAGTGGGGACGTGGTCCGGAGTCTGGAGACCGTACGGTTGAAATCGCGGACGGTCGCGCCAGGGTCGCAGTACGGCTTCCCCGAGTCGCGCATCCACCCACTGAAGATGGGGTACGACGCCTTCGTCCGGCGGATGGAGGAGTCGGATACGGACGTGGTTCGGACGCTCGCGACCCAACTCAACTTCGGCGGCCTCTACGGCGAGGAACTCTGTTCGCGGGCGGGCGTCGAGAAGACCCTCGACATCGCCGACGCGGACGACGACGTCTACCACGCCCTCTACGACGCCATCGACCGTCTGGCCGAGCGGCTCCGCGAGGGCGACGTCGACCCCCGCATCTACCTCGACGACGACCGCGTCGTCGACGTGACCCCCTTCCCGCTGGAGGAACGCGAGGGACTCGACGCGGAGGTTTACGACTCCTTCAACGCCGCCGTCGACGACTACTTCCACCGCCTCGAACGCGAACCCGAGGAGGAGACGTCGACCGGACGGGAACGGCCGGATTTCGAGGCCGAAATCGCGAAACAGGAGCGCATCATCGAACAGCAGGAGGGTGCCATCGAGGGGTTCGAGGAGGAGGCCGAGGCGGAGCGCGAACGCGCCGAGGCGCTCTACGCCGACTACGACCTCGTCGACGAAATCATCTCGACGGTGCGTTCGGCCCGCGAGGAGGGGCACGGCTGGGACGACATCGAGGCGACCCTCGCCGAGGGCGCCGAACGCGGTATCCCGGCCGCGGAAGCGGTGGTCGACGTGAACCCGAAGGAAGGGACGGTGACGGTCGACCTCGACGGGACACGCGTTCCCGTCGACCCCTCGATGGGCGTCGAGAAGAACGCCGACCAGCGTTACCAGGAGGCGAAACGCGTCGAGGGGAAGAAGGAAGGGGCGCTGGCGGCCATCGAGAACACCCGCGACGAACTCGAAGCCGTCAAGCGCCGCCGCGAGGAGTGGGAGGCCGACGACGGGGACGACGAGGAGGACGTAGACGAGGAGCCACGGGACCGGGACTGGCTCTCGATGGCGTCGGTGCCGATCAAGCAGCCGGAACACTGGTACGAGGAGTTCCGGTGGTTCCACACGAGCGACGGCTTCCTCGTCGTCGGCGGTCGGAACGCCGACGAGAACGAGGCGCTGGTCAAGAAGTACATGGAGGGCAACGACCGCTTCTTCCACGCACAGGCCCACGGCGGCCCGGTGACGATTCTGAAGGCGACGGGGCCGAGCGAGAAGGCGAGGGACGTGGACTTCCCCCAGTCGTCGCTCGACGAAGCGGCGCAGTTTGCCGTCTCGTACTCCTCGGTCTGGAAGGACGGCCGGTTCGCGGGCGACGCGTACATGGTCGACCCGGACCAGGTGTCGAAGACGCCCGAGAGCGGCGAGTACATCGAGAAAGGCGGGTTCGTCATCCGCGGAGACCGCACCTACTTCCGCGACGTGTCCGCGAGCGTCGCCGTCGGCATCCAGTGTGAACCCGAGACGCGGGTGATCGGTGGGCCGCCGTCGGCGGTCGAACCGCAGGCGGCGACGACGCTCCGCCTCGAACCCGGCAAGTACGCCCAGAACGACGCGGCGAAGCTGTGTTATCGCCGGTTCAAGGAGCGCTTCACCGACGAGTCGTTCGTCCGGAAGATCGCCAGCCCGGACCGGATTCAGGAGTTCCTGCCACCGGGTGGGAGCGACATCGTGGACGAGTAG
- a CDS encoding DUF4013 domain-containing protein translates to MITESLTYLRESDGWVKTVVVGGLLTLLGFLVVPTVLVAGYLVRVLRGTMHGDETAPQFDDWGNLAGDGLRAFAIALVYGLVPAVLVAVTAGLAAAVAGPGPRSGLVVGAVSLVGGLLALALGLLAAYIIPAAVANYAEQGSIRSGFAVDDLRPVLTSGTYATAWVTGFAIILGAGLVAAVLNVVPLLGTVVGAFVSFYAITAAYYVVGHAWGDCRGLELHDGEGEMGAERPAV, encoded by the coding sequence ATGATCACCGAATCCCTCACCTACCTTCGCGAGAGCGACGGGTGGGTCAAGACGGTCGTAGTCGGCGGACTGTTGACGCTTCTCGGCTTCCTCGTGGTGCCGACGGTACTCGTCGCGGGCTATCTGGTCCGCGTACTGCGCGGAACGATGCACGGCGACGAGACGGCGCCGCAGTTCGACGACTGGGGGAACCTGGCGGGCGACGGCCTTCGAGCGTTCGCCATCGCCCTCGTGTACGGGCTGGTGCCCGCCGTTCTGGTCGCCGTGACGGCCGGTCTCGCGGCCGCCGTCGCGGGTCCCGGGCCCCGGTCCGGACTCGTCGTCGGCGCGGTGAGCCTCGTCGGCGGCCTCCTCGCGCTCGCACTCGGCCTGCTGGCGGCGTACATCATCCCGGCGGCCGTCGCCAACTACGCCGAACAGGGGTCGATCCGGTCGGGCTTCGCCGTCGATGACCTCCGTCCCGTCCTCACCTCGGGGACGTACGCGACGGCGTGGGTGACCGGCTTCGCGATCATCCTCGGCGCGGGTCTCGTGGCCGCCGTCCTCAACGTCGTCCCTCTCCTCGGGACGGTCGTCGGCGCGTTCGTGAGCTTCTACGCCATCACCGCGGCGTACTACGTCGTGGGCCACGCGTGGGGCGACTGCCGCGGCCTCGAACTCCACGACGGCGAGGGCGAGATGGGTGCGGAGCGGCCGGCGGTCTAA
- a CDS encoding mRNA surveillance protein pelota — MRIQSRGRGEEGRTRLTVVPENVDDLWHLSYVLEPGDDVEGDTSRRIQRDDDQMRDTGGEREHIHVTLEVEDVEFARFANRLRVSGVIVGCSREDQLGHHHTLNVEEHDELTIAKHFKPDQMERIEEAEAAAENPEVAIATVEEGEAHVHTVAQYGTEEYASLTRPTGKGEYARPRSELFAELGEALSHLDADAVILAGPGFTKQDALDHLQENFPDVAAKTTTVDTSGVGDRGVHEVLKRGALEDVQTETRIAREAELIDELTEEMATGAKATYGPEAVAEAAEFGAVETLLVLDDRLREERQGRGEWDVDADEVITSVERQGGDVVVFSGEFEPGQRLKNLGGIAALLRYRLE, encoded by the coding sequence ATGCGAATTCAGAGCCGTGGTCGCGGCGAGGAGGGACGCACCCGGCTGACGGTCGTCCCCGAGAACGTCGACGACCTCTGGCACCTGTCCTACGTCCTCGAACCCGGTGACGACGTGGAGGGGGATACGAGTCGCCGCATCCAGCGCGACGACGACCAGATGCGCGACACCGGCGGCGAGCGCGAACACATCCACGTCACGCTGGAGGTGGAGGACGTGGAGTTCGCCCGCTTCGCCAACCGCCTCCGCGTGAGCGGCGTCATCGTCGGCTGTTCCCGCGAGGACCAGTTGGGCCACCACCACACGCTGAACGTCGAGGAACACGACGAGCTGACGATAGCAAAACACTTCAAACCGGACCAGATGGAGCGCATCGAGGAGGCCGAGGCCGCGGCCGAGAATCCGGAGGTGGCCATCGCGACGGTGGAGGAAGGCGAGGCCCACGTCCACACCGTCGCCCAGTACGGCACCGAGGAGTACGCCTCCCTCACCCGCCCGACGGGGAAGGGTGAGTACGCCCGCCCGCGTTCGGAACTGTTCGCCGAACTCGGCGAGGCACTGTCCCACCTCGACGCGGACGCGGTGATCCTCGCGGGGCCGGGCTTTACGAAACAGGACGCGCTGGACCATCTGCAGGAGAACTTCCCCGACGTCGCGGCGAAGACGACCACGGTGGACACCTCGGGCGTCGGCGACCGGGGAGTCCACGAGGTGCTGAAGCGGGGCGCCCTCGAAGACGTACAGACGGAGACACGCATCGCCCGCGAGGCGGAACTCATCGACGAGTTGACCGAGGAGATGGCGACGGGCGCGAAGGCGACGTACGGCCCCGAGGCGGTGGCCGAGGCGGCCGAGTTCGGCGCGGTCGAAACCCTGCTCGTCCTCGACGACCGACTCCGAGAGGAGCGACAGGGACGTGGCGAGTGGGACGTCGACGCCGACGAGGTCATCACGTCCGTCGAGCGACAGGGCGGCGACGTGGTGGTGTTCTCCGGCGAGTTCGAACCGGGGCAGCGCCTGAAGAATCTGGGTGGCATCGCGGCGCTGCTGCGCTACCGGCTCGAATGA
- a CDS encoding ornithine cyclodeaminase family protein, which produces MTDTLFLSSDDVAGLATPAEYVDAVREGYRQRGEGAPAEPRTALYNDAPPGLFTSYAAVLPDTGVMGGYMYSAGFGAGDAWFVTPLFDADSGEPLALVDGASMNPFKTGAAGAVGVDALARPDASAVAVFGSGAQARGQLRAVDAVRDVETVWVYSPTKSSRESFAGEMDRVLDASVAAVSSSAAAVEGADVVITATNSPEPVFDGDLLEPGAHVTAMGQYHPEKRELDDTTVARSTYVVDLRGRLEQDAGAYMHAVESDAIEADHCHAELGEVVAGDADGRTDPDEITVFDSGGTGIETTAGAALVYEKAREAGLGQSIDFAPASDALTGRE; this is translated from the coding sequence ATGACCGACACCCTGTTCCTTTCGAGCGACGACGTCGCCGGCCTCGCGACGCCCGCGGAGTACGTCGACGCCGTGCGCGAGGGCTACCGACAGCGCGGCGAGGGCGCGCCCGCCGAACCCCGGACCGCCCTCTACAACGACGCCCCGCCGGGCCTCTTTACCTCCTACGCCGCCGTCCTCCCCGACACCGGGGTCATGGGCGGGTACATGTACTCGGCGGGCTTCGGCGCGGGCGACGCGTGGTTCGTCACGCCGCTGTTCGACGCTGACTCCGGAGAACCCCTCGCGCTCGTCGACGGTGCGAGCATGAACCCCTTCAAGACGGGCGCCGCGGGCGCCGTCGGCGTCGACGCCCTCGCCCGCCCCGACGCCTCGGCCGTCGCCGTCTTCGGGTCGGGCGCGCAGGCCCGCGGCCAGCTTCGCGCCGTCGACGCCGTCCGCGACGTGGAGACGGTGTGGGTCTACTCGCCCACCAAATCGAGCCGCGAGTCGTTCGCGGGGGAGATGGACCGCGTCCTCGACGCGAGCGTCGCCGCCGTCTCCTCCAGCGCCGCGGCCGTCGAGGGCGCCGACGTGGTGATCACCGCCACGAACTCCCCGGAACCGGTCTTCGACGGCGACCTGCTCGAACCCGGCGCGCACGTCACCGCGATGGGGCAGTACCACCCCGAGAAACGCGAACTCGACGACACCACGGTCGCGCGGTCGACGTACGTGGTCGACCTGCGTGGCCGACTGGAGCAAGACGCCGGCGCCTACATGCACGCCGTCGAGTCCGACGCCATCGAGGCCGATCACTGCCACGCCGAACTCGGCGAGGTGGTCGCCGGCGACGCCGACGGCCGCACGGACCCCGACGAGATAACCGTCTTCGACAGCGGCGGGACGGGCATCGAGACGACGGCGGGCGCCGCCCTGGTCTACGAGAAGGCGCGCGAGGCGGGACTGGGCCAGTCCATCGACTTCGCCCCCGCGAGCGACGCGCTGACCGGGCGGGAGTAG
- a CDS encoding MFS transporter, whose amino-acid sequence MNGNDRSITGLVMLAHGMVHTYELSIPIFVSIWLAEFDSLQLAGLEIGVTQATLGVVVTAGYALFGLGALPGGIVVDRIGSRRLIAACLFGMAGSFLLLGAAPNLLVVTLALLAWGAAASVYHPAGLTLISKGVTERGTGFAYHGIAGNLGIGLGPLVTATLLLVMDWTTVALVLAVPAAVAGLYALRAEFDETAGTDDVATDGGDSRAGTGVDSFGEFLTASRQLFVGAFAIVFVVVIANGLFYRGVLTFLPDLLEGLPGFEPIALSAVAPGLDGGGRTINPERYFYAGLLLVGVAGQYVGGKLTDRLPPEYGIAAVFGVLAVLALAFLPVAALGIAPLLVFGALFGVTLFTAQPLYQAAVADHTPAGTRGLSYGYTYLGGFGVGALGGGLAGAILTYGDAGALFATLAGIALVASAFALLLIRRERRSATGA is encoded by the coding sequence ATGAACGGTAACGATCGGTCGATCACCGGACTCGTCATGCTCGCCCACGGGATGGTCCACACCTACGAGCTGTCTATCCCGATTTTCGTGTCCATCTGGCTGGCCGAGTTCGACTCCCTGCAGCTCGCGGGGCTGGAGATCGGCGTCACGCAGGCGACGCTCGGGGTCGTCGTCACCGCGGGCTACGCGCTGTTCGGCCTCGGCGCACTCCCCGGCGGCATCGTCGTCGACCGGATCGGCTCGCGTCGGCTCATCGCCGCCTGTCTGTTCGGGATGGCCGGGTCCTTCCTCCTGCTCGGTGCGGCTCCGAACCTCCTCGTGGTGACGCTCGCGCTCCTCGCGTGGGGCGCGGCGGCCAGCGTCTACCACCCCGCCGGGCTGACGCTCATCAGCAAGGGCGTCACGGAGCGGGGCACCGGCTTCGCGTACCACGGCATCGCCGGCAATCTCGGCATCGGTCTCGGCCCGCTGGTCACCGCGACCCTCCTCCTCGTCATGGACTGGACGACGGTGGCGCTGGTACTCGCGGTGCCCGCCGCCGTCGCCGGGCTGTACGCCCTCCGCGCCGAGTTCGACGAGACGGCCGGAACCGATGACGTCGCCACCGACGGCGGCGACTCCCGTGCGGGAACCGGCGTCGACTCGTTCGGCGAGTTCCTCACGGCGTCCCGGCAGCTCTTCGTCGGCGCCTTCGCCATCGTCTTCGTCGTCGTCATCGCCAACGGTCTCTTCTACCGCGGGGTGTTGACCTTCCTCCCGGACCTGCTGGAGGGCCTCCCCGGCTTCGAACCCATCGCGCTCTCGGCCGTCGCCCCCGGCCTCGACGGCGGCGGCCGGACGATCAATCCCGAGCGCTACTTCTACGCCGGCCTCCTCCTCGTCGGCGTCGCCGGCCAGTACGTCGGCGGGAAACTCACCGACCGCCTGCCGCCGGAGTACGGCATCGCCGCCGTCTTCGGCGTCCTCGCCGTCCTCGCGCTCGCCTTCCTCCCCGTCGCCGCGCTCGGCATCGCCCCCCTACTCGTCTTCGGCGCGCTGTTCGGCGTGACGCTGTTTACCGCCCAGCCGCTCTACCAGGCGGCCGTCGCCGACCACACGCCCGCCGGGACGCGCGGGCTCTCCTACGGCTACACCTACCTCGGCGGTTTCGGCGTCGGGGCGCTCGGCGGCGGCCTCGCGGGCGCCATCCTCACCTACGGCGACGCGGGCGCCCTCTTCGCGACGCTCGCGGGCATCGCGCTGGTCGCGTCGGCGTTCGCGCTCCTGTTGATCCGCCGGGAACGACGGAGCGCTACCGGAGCTTGA
- a CDS encoding DUF3054 domain-containing protein, which translates to MANAVANFFDRRLDGRAAPLAIGDLFVVALLFSWGTIHHNGLAFVASNPGYLAGTIAPFVIGWVIAAPLLGAYSPGAAESAKAAVPLALRSWLLADAIALGLRATPFVRGGVQLSFVLISLGVGFVGLALWRTLFFKLR; encoded by the coding sequence ATGGCAAACGCAGTCGCGAACTTCTTCGACCGTCGTCTCGACGGCCGAGCGGCGCCACTGGCGATCGGTGATCTGTTCGTCGTCGCCCTGCTGTTCAGTTGGGGGACGATCCACCACAACGGCCTCGCGTTCGTCGCGTCGAACCCCGGCTACCTCGCGGGCACCATCGCCCCGTTCGTGATCGGGTGGGTGATCGCAGCCCCGTTGCTCGGCGCCTACTCTCCCGGCGCTGCGGAGTCGGCGAAGGCGGCCGTCCCGCTCGCGCTCCGGTCGTGGCTCCTCGCCGACGCCATCGCGCTGGGACTCCGGGCGACTCCGTTCGTTCGCGGCGGCGTCCAGCTGTCGTTCGTCCTCATCTCGCTCGGCGTCGGATTCGTGGGCCTCGCGCTCTGGCGGACGCTCTTTTTCAAGCTCCGGTAG
- a CDS encoding class I SAM-dependent methyltransferase — translation MHGPGDVDFFDRVARLYDRLAPATDPEPLWAGLARADRPVERVLDLAGGTGRAARAIAAPVGIARAPETVVVDASRAMLARAADRGTPAVQGDAGRLPFRDASADAVVVLDALHHLPEQGAALAEAARVLRPGGVFVVREFDPRTLRGRALVAAEGAVGFDSTFRGPDAWATALDDAGLVPRVLDRGFAFTVVGKKRESQ, via the coding sequence ATGCACGGACCCGGCGACGTCGACTTCTTCGACCGCGTCGCGCGTCTCTACGACCGCCTCGCGCCGGCAACCGATCCCGAACCCCTCTGGGCGGGGCTGGCGCGGGCCGACCGGCCCGTCGAGCGGGTGCTCGACCTCGCGGGTGGGACGGGACGGGCCGCGCGGGCGATTGCGGCCCCCGTCGGAATCGCCCGTGCCCCCGAGACGGTCGTCGTCGACGCGTCGCGGGCGATGCTCGCCCGCGCCGCCGACCGGGGGACACCGGCGGTGCAGGGCGACGCCGGTCGGCTCCCGTTCCGCGACGCGAGCGCGGACGCCGTCGTCGTCCTCGACGCGCTCCACCACCTGCCCGAGCAGGGGGCGGCGCTCGCGGAGGCGGCGCGGGTCCTGCGGCCGGGTGGCGTCTTCGTGGTTCGGGAGTTCGATCCCCGGACGCTTCGGGGGCGGGCGCTCGTCGCGGCCGAAGGCGCCGTCGGCTTCGATTCGACGTTTCGCGGGCCGGACGCGTGGGCGACGGCGCTCGACGACGCCGGGTTGGTCCCCAGGGTCCTCGACCGCGGCTTCGCGTTCACGGTCGTCGGCAAAAAGCGGGAGAGCCAATAG
- a CDS encoding GNAT family N-acetyltransferase, whose protein sequence is MDFALLGWPPDAPTLRLDYRRFAYAGKFVRGSTGKAVVREGERGVGEYDDHLLAAASFDPDRTDAGRLVVRYVTVRDDRRGEGLGARLLAFVAARAADRGYDRVRIAVNNPAAYVAAHRAGFAFTGTETGLAELVCERSAVRPAVVDADAYRSGLDRYRERDLDAEALARLDEKRAAGPPSVVDPPCDDEPGG, encoded by the coding sequence ATGGACTTCGCCCTCCTCGGGTGGCCGCCGGACGCCCCGACGCTCCGGCTGGACTACCGCCGCTTCGCCTACGCCGGCAAGTTCGTCCGCGGGTCGACCGGGAAAGCGGTCGTGCGCGAGGGGGAGCGAGGGGTGGGCGAGTACGACGACCATCTCCTCGCCGCCGCGTCGTTCGACCCCGACCGCACTGACGCCGGCCGCCTCGTCGTCCGCTACGTGACCGTCCGCGACGACCGGCGGGGCGAGGGCCTCGGCGCCCGCTTGCTGGCGTTCGTCGCCGCCCGCGCCGCCGACCGGGGCTACGACCGGGTTCGGATCGCCGTCAACAATCCCGCCGCCTACGTCGCCGCCCACCGCGCCGGCTTCGCGTTCACGGGCACGGAGACGGGGCTGGCCGAACTCGTCTGCGAGCGGTCGGCCGTCCGGCCCGCCGTCGTCGACGCCGACGCCTACCGGTCGGGGCTCGACCGCTACCGGGAGCGCGACCTCGACGCCGAGGCGCTGGCCCGCCTCGACGAGAAGCGGGCGGCGGGGCCGCCGTCGGTCGTCGATCCGCCTTGCGACGACGAACCCGGAGGTTGA
- the fen gene encoding flap endonuclease-1, with amino-acid sequence MGNADLRQLAALRDVTWDEVAGSVVAVDAHNWLYRYLTTTVKWTNDAAYTTSGGEEVANLVGVVQGLPKFFDHDLTPVFVFDGGVTDLKEAEVSERREKRERAEERLAEAEERGDAIEAARLEARTQRLTDTILETTRELLALLDVPTVDAPAEGEAQAAYMARRGDADYAGSEDYDTLLFGAPRTLRQLTSKGQPELMDLDATLERHDITLEQLIDVAILCGTDFNPGVDGVGPKTALGAITEHGDLWAAVEAEGWQVPNADRVRDLFRNPPVTDDYAVDADIDPDVAAAREYVTETWEIDTDEVERGFERIEASLVQTGLDRWT; translated from the coding sequence ATGGGCAACGCAGACCTCCGGCAACTCGCCGCGCTCCGGGACGTGACGTGGGACGAGGTGGCGGGCAGCGTCGTCGCCGTCGACGCGCACAACTGGCTGTACAGATATCTGACGACGACGGTCAAGTGGACGAACGACGCGGCCTACACGACGAGCGGGGGCGAGGAGGTGGCGAACCTCGTCGGCGTCGTGCAGGGACTCCCCAAGTTCTTCGACCACGACCTGACGCCCGTCTTCGTCTTCGACGGGGGCGTCACCGACCTGAAGGAGGCGGAGGTGTCCGAACGCCGCGAGAAGCGCGAACGCGCCGAGGAACGGCTTGCCGAGGCGGAGGAACGCGGCGACGCCATCGAGGCCGCTCGCCTCGAAGCCCGCACCCAGCGTCTGACCGACACGATTCTGGAGACGACCCGGGAACTCCTCGCCTTGCTGGACGTGCCGACCGTCGACGCGCCCGCGGAAGGAGAGGCGCAGGCGGCGTACATGGCCCGCCGGGGCGACGCCGACTACGCTGGCAGCGAGGACTACGACACCCTGCTCTTCGGCGCACCGCGTACGCTCCGCCAACTGACGAGCAAGGGGCAGCCCGAACTGATGGACCTCGACGCGACGCTGGAGCGCCACGACATCACGCTGGAACAACTGATCGACGTGGCCATCCTCTGTGGGACGGACTTCAACCCCGGCGTCGACGGCGTGGGACCGAAGACGGCGCTCGGAGCGATCACGGAGCACGGCGACCTGTGGGCCGCCGTCGAGGCCGAGGGCTGGCAGGTGCCGAACGCCGACCGGGTGCGTGACCTCTTTCGCAACCCCCCGGTGACCGACGACTACGCGGTCGACGCCGACATCGACCCCGACGTGGCCGCCGCGCGCGAGTACGTGACCGAGACGTGGGAGATCGACACCGACGAGGTCGAACGCGGCTTCGAGCGCATCGAGGCGTCGCTGGTCCAGACCGGCCTCGATCGCTGGACGTAG
- a CDS encoding AI-2E family transporter, with amino-acid sequence MPAVELSRYRLGWWSLGIALGAALLYVVYRFVGTFVFGVFIYYATRPIYRRLRRVIRPASLAAAVSLFALALPALVLVTYALSIALGELLRYVNGGALDPTRWPLVDQELLDSIADPATLLQLDLEQYLTAEGVRSLLSSLGSAVDTVAFVGIGAVHLFVMLALSFYLLRDGDRLSRWVVRKFGDERGVLETYGRAVDRDFKAIFFGNILNAVLTGSIGVLAYSILNVYAPAGLAIPAAPLVGLLAGVASLIPIVGMKLVYVPVALYLAVVGALTDPTGLWFVVLFAAISFVIVDTIPDLVLRPYVSGRSLHVGSLMIAYTFGPLLFGWYGIFLTPMLLVLVVHFARLVLPELLDGEPIKPYAVDPGTVGTGEPYTGLDADTDGTGDDTGA; translated from the coding sequence ATGCCCGCCGTCGAACTCTCTCGGTACCGCCTCGGCTGGTGGAGTCTCGGTATCGCGCTCGGGGCGGCGCTGCTCTACGTCGTCTACCGGTTCGTCGGCACCTTCGTCTTCGGGGTGTTCATCTACTACGCCACCCGGCCGATCTACCGTCGGTTGCGCCGGGTGATCCGGCCGGCGAGCCTCGCCGCCGCCGTCTCGCTGTTCGCGCTCGCGCTCCCCGCACTCGTCCTCGTCACCTACGCCTTGAGCATCGCGCTCGGGGAACTCCTGCGGTACGTCAACGGCGGGGCGCTCGACCCGACGCGGTGGCCGCTCGTGGACCAGGAGTTGCTCGACAGCATCGCCGATCCGGCCACACTCCTCCAACTCGACCTCGAGCAGTATCTCACCGCCGAGGGCGTCCGGTCGCTCCTCTCCTCGCTCGGATCGGCGGTGGATACGGTGGCGTTCGTCGGTATCGGCGCCGTCCACCTGTTCGTGATGCTCGCGCTCTCCTTCTACCTGCTCCGCGACGGGGACCGACTGTCGCGGTGGGTCGTCCGGAAGTTCGGCGACGAGCGCGGCGTGTTGGAGACCTACGGCCGCGCCGTCGACCGAGACTTCAAGGCCATCTTCTTCGGCAACATCCTCAACGCGGTGTTGACGGGGAGCATCGGCGTCCTCGCGTACTCGATTCTGAACGTCTACGCGCCGGCGGGACTCGCGATTCCGGCGGCCCCCCTCGTCGGCCTGCTCGCCGGGGTGGCGAGTCTCATCCCCATCGTCGGCATGAAACTCGTCTACGTGCCGGTCGCGCTCTATCTCGCCGTCGTGGGTGCGCTCACCGATCCGACGGGACTGTGGTTCGTCGTTCTCTTCGCCGCCATCTCCTTCGTCATCGTCGACACCATCCCCGACCTGGTGCTCCGGCCGTACGTCTCCGGCCGCAGCCTCCACGTCGGGAGCCTGATGATCGCCTACACCTTCGGCCCGCTCCTCTTTGGCTGGTACGGCATCTTCCTCACGCCGATGCTTCTCGTGTTGGTCGTCCACTTCGCACGGCTGGTGCTCCCCGAACTGCTGGACGGGGAACCGATCAAGCCGTACGCGGTCGATCCCGGGACCGTCGGCACGGGCGAGCCGTACACCGGTCTGGACGCCGACACCGACGGCACGGGCGACGATACGGGCGCGTAG
- a CDS encoding DUF7117 family protein, which translates to MKVRGQRECQSCGHRWSYYETGSVACPACESLRSVGVDDRHLHTDAPATLDLSPYRAAWADDELADRVDDCKAALREYVRKRGFVDGGALQPLDDAVLAAHELLQVIDLYGRARDPTDDDERYLLALLRGADEGERPPPEDVSPAWTEARGLAYANAVDDYRRDVVEWLDEHPDPEARRTLGTIHERVKRVKALQGDVSPTEAESLVRAAREVGEYLMRGDESALASARERLA; encoded by the coding sequence ATGAAGGTTCGCGGCCAGCGGGAGTGTCAGTCGTGTGGCCACCGGTGGTCGTACTACGAGACGGGGAGCGTGGCGTGTCCGGCCTGCGAGAGCCTCCGGAGCGTCGGCGTCGACGATCGACACCTCCACACCGACGCCCCCGCGACGCTGGATCTGTCCCCCTACCGCGCGGCGTGGGCCGACGACGAACTCGCCGACCGCGTCGACGACTGCAAGGCCGCCCTGCGCGAGTACGTCCGCAAGCGCGGCTTCGTCGACGGCGGCGCCCTCCAACCCCTCGACGACGCGGTCCTCGCCGCCCACGAACTACTGCAGGTGATAGACCTGTACGGGCGGGCGCGGGACCCGACCGACGACGACGAACGCTATCTGCTCGCCCTGCTTCGCGGTGCCGACGAGGGCGAGCGACCGCCGCCGGAGGACGTATCGCCCGCGTGGACCGAGGCCCGCGGCCTCGCGTACGCGAACGCCGTCGACGACTACCGCCGGGACGTCGTCGAGTGGCTCGACGAACATCCGGACCCCGAGGCGCGGCGGACCCTCGGGACGATCCACGAACGCGTCAAGCGGGTGAAGGCACTCCAGGGCGACGTGTCGCCGACGGAGGCGGAGTCGCTGGTGCGGGCGGCCCGCGAGGTGGGGGAATATCTGATGCGAGGGGACGAATCGGCACTGGCGTCCGCCCGGGAGCGACTGGCGTGA